In Sphaerisporangium krabiense, the DNA window GGCGTTGAGCGTCTCGACCTGCGCCGTGATCGCGGCGGCGGGGACCTCCTGCCGCCCGTCGGTGACGACGTGGACCCACAGGGGAACGGAGGTGGGGGTGGGCTCGCGCCGGAGCCCGGGCCGCGCCGCGAGCCTGCGGCGCATGCCGTCGAGCATGCGGACGGCGTCGGCCTGCTCCAGCGGGTGGGGCTCGGCGCGGCGCGCGCCGGGCACGGCCAGACGGAAGCGGACGCAGGAGCGGCCCGTGTCCGCGCCGGCGGAGCCGGACAGGCCGCCCCGCGGGGCCGGGCCCGCGAAGGAAACCACGCACGCCAAAGCCACGGCCACCGCCCGCCGCACCATGCACTCCCCCGTCGTCGCAGGTCAGAGTGATGACGCTAGTCGCAGCGCGCACGATCGCCGGGGAGCAACACACCCCTGCCGGCGGCGCGGCGCGCGGGCCGCGCGGCGCGCTCAGGCGTCGGGCCCGCCGCCCTTCGGCAGCCCCTCGTAGATCTCTTTGCACTCGGGGCACACCGGGTACTTCTTCGGGTCGCGGCTCGGCACCCAGATTTTGCCGCAGAGCGCCCGGATCGGCACGCCGGTCACCAAGCTCTCGGTGATCTTGTTCTTGTCGGCGTAGTGCGAGAACCGCTCGTGGTCTCCTTCGTCACCATGCGAGAGGTTCGGCCGTACTTCGCTCTCTGGAAGGATCTTCGTGCTCACGAGACAAGAGTCTACGGGCGTGCCGGTACGGCCCGCGAAGCCGTCGGGCCGTACCGGGGCCGCGGGCTGTCAGCCGACGTGGACCGGCGCGCCCTCGGTCTTGCGACCGGCCCTGACGAACACGGCGAGCACGGCGGCCAGCACGGCGACCGCCACGCTGACGCCGAAGCCGAAGTGCATGCCGTCGAGGAAGGACAGATGGGCGGCCTGGGTCAGCGCGTCCGCGACCGGCTTGGGGGCGCCGGGGGGAACGGGCGCGACGCCGAGGGCGACCACGCTGCTCATCGCGTCGACCTGGCCGGGCGTGGTGGGGATCTTGACGGCGGCGAGATGGCCGGGCAGGACGTCCGCCACCTTGCCGGTGATGAGCGCGCCGAGCACGGCGGTGCCGAGCGAGCCGCCGACCTGCATGGCCGACTGCTGCATGCCCCCGGCGACGCCGCTGAGCCGCTCGGGCG includes these proteins:
- a CDS encoding DUF3039 domain-containing protein translates to MSTKILPESEVRPNLSHGDEGDHERFSHYADKNKITESLVTGVPIRALCGKIWVPSRDPKKYPVCPECKEIYEGLPKGGGPDA